One Equus asinus isolate D_3611 breed Donkey chromosome 19, EquAss-T2T_v2, whole genome shotgun sequence genomic region harbors:
- the DNAJB2 gene encoding dnaJ homolog subfamily B member 2 isoform X3 encodes MASYYEILDVPRSASADDIKKAYRRKALQWHPDKNPDNKEFAERKFKEVAEAYEVLSDKHKREIYDRYGREGLTGAGTGPSRPEAGGGGPGFTFTFRSPEEVFREFFGSGDPFAEFFDDLGPFSELQNRAPRHSGPFFSFSSSFPGHSDFSSSSFSFSPGAGAFRSVSTSTTFVQGRRITTRRIMENGQERVEVEEDGQLKSVTINGVPDDLALGLELSRREQQQSVTSRSGGTQVRQTPASRPSDSDLSEDDEDLQLAMAYSLSEMEAAGKKPADVF; translated from the exons ATGGCATCCTACTACGAGATCCTAGACGTGCCGCGAAGTGCGTCCGCTGATGACATCAAGAAGGC GTATCGGCGGAAGGCGCTACAGTGGCACCCGGACAAGAACCCGGATAATAAAGAGTTTGCTGAGAGGAAGTTCAAGGAGGTGGCCGAGGCATATGAAGTGCTGTCTGACA AGCATAAGCGGGAGATCTATGACCGCTATGGCCGGGAAGGGCTGACGGGGGCAG GAACTGGCCCATCTCGGCCAGAAGCTGGCGGTGGTGGGCCTGGCTTCACCTTCACCTTCCGCAGCCCTGAGGAGGTCTTCCGGGAGTTCTTCGGAAGCGGAGACCCTTTTGCAGAGTTCTTTG ATGACCTGGGCCCCTTCTCAGAGCTTCAGAACCGGGCTCCCCGACACTCGGGCCCCTTCTtcagcttctcttcctccttcccggGGCACTCTG ATTTCTCCTCCTCATCTTTCTCCTTCAGTCCTGGGGCTGGTGCTTTCCGCTCTGTGTCTACGTCCACCACCTTTGTCCAAGGACGCCGCATCACGACACGCAG AATCATGGAGAACGGGCAGGAGCGGGTGGAAGTGGAGGAGGACGGGCAGCTGAAGTCAGTCACAATCAATG GTGTCCCAGATGACCTGGCACTGGGCTTGGAGCTGAGCCGTCGTGAGCAGCAACAGTCTGTCACTTCGAGGTCCGGGGGCACGCAGGTCCGGCAGACTCCTGCCTCACGCCCCTCTGACAGCGACCTCTCTGAGGATGACGAGGACCTGCAGCTGGCCATGGCCTACAGCCTGTCAGAGATGGAGGCAGCTGGGAAGAAACCGGCAG ATGTATTCTGA
- the DNAJB2 gene encoding dnaJ homolog subfamily B member 2 isoform X1: protein MASYYEILDVPRSASADDIKKAYRRKALQWHPDKNPDNKEFAERKFKEVAEAYEVLSDKHKREIYDRYGREGLTGAGTGPSRPEAGGGGPGFTFTFRSPEEVFREFFGSGDPFAEFFDDLGPFSELQNRAPRHSGPFFSFSSSFPGHSDFSSSSFSFSPGAGAFRSVSTSTTFVQGRRITTRRIMENGQERVEVEEDGQLKSVTINGVPDDLALGLELSRREQQQSVTSRSGGTQVRQTPASRPSDSDLSEDDEDLQLAMAYSLSEMEAAGKKPAGGRGAQRRRQGRPKAQHQDPGMGGSREGARGDTAKPSPSPEEKASRCLIL, encoded by the exons ATGGCATCCTACTACGAGATCCTAGACGTGCCGCGAAGTGCGTCCGCTGATGACATCAAGAAGGC GTATCGGCGGAAGGCGCTACAGTGGCACCCGGACAAGAACCCGGATAATAAAGAGTTTGCTGAGAGGAAGTTCAAGGAGGTGGCCGAGGCATATGAAGTGCTGTCTGACA AGCATAAGCGGGAGATCTATGACCGCTATGGCCGGGAAGGGCTGACGGGGGCAG GAACTGGCCCATCTCGGCCAGAAGCTGGCGGTGGTGGGCCTGGCTTCACCTTCACCTTCCGCAGCCCTGAGGAGGTCTTCCGGGAGTTCTTCGGAAGCGGAGACCCTTTTGCAGAGTTCTTTG ATGACCTGGGCCCCTTCTCAGAGCTTCAGAACCGGGCTCCCCGACACTCGGGCCCCTTCTtcagcttctcttcctccttcccggGGCACTCTG ATTTCTCCTCCTCATCTTTCTCCTTCAGTCCTGGGGCTGGTGCTTTCCGCTCTGTGTCTACGTCCACCACCTTTGTCCAAGGACGCCGCATCACGACACGCAG AATCATGGAGAACGGGCAGGAGCGGGTGGAAGTGGAGGAGGACGGGCAGCTGAAGTCAGTCACAATCAATG GTGTCCCAGATGACCTGGCACTGGGCTTGGAGCTGAGCCGTCGTGAGCAGCAACAGTCTGTCACTTCGAGGTCCGGGGGCACGCAGGTCCGGCAGACTCCTGCCTCACGCCCCTCTGACAGCGACCTCTCTGAGGATGACGAGGACCTGCAGCTGGCCATGGCCTACAGCCTGTCAGAGATGGAGGCAGCTGGGAAGAAACCGGCAGGTGGGCGGGGGGCGCAGCGACGACGGCAGGGGCGCCCCAAGGCCCAGCACCAAGATCCAGGCATGGGGGGGTCCCGTGAGGGTGCCAGGGGTGACACAGCCAAACCCAGCCCATCCCCGGAGGAGAAGGCCTCTCGCTGCCTTATCCTCTGA
- the DNAJB2 gene encoding dnaJ homolog subfamily B member 2 isoform X2, protein MASYYEILDVPRSASADDIKKAYRRKALQWHPDKNPDNKEFAERKFKEVAEAYEVLSDKHKREIYDRYGREGLTGAGTGPSRPEAGGGGPGFTFTFRSPEEVFREFFGSGDPFAEFFDDLGPFSELQNRAPRHSGPFFSFSSSFPGHSDFSSSSFSFSPGAGAFRSVSTSTTFVQGRRITTRRIMENGQERVEVEEDGQLKSVTINGVPDDLALGLELSRREQQQSVTSRSGGTQVRQTPASRPSDSDLSEDDEDLQLAMAYSLSEMEAAGKKPAACPRPRD, encoded by the exons ATGGCATCCTACTACGAGATCCTAGACGTGCCGCGAAGTGCGTCCGCTGATGACATCAAGAAGGC GTATCGGCGGAAGGCGCTACAGTGGCACCCGGACAAGAACCCGGATAATAAAGAGTTTGCTGAGAGGAAGTTCAAGGAGGTGGCCGAGGCATATGAAGTGCTGTCTGACA AGCATAAGCGGGAGATCTATGACCGCTATGGCCGGGAAGGGCTGACGGGGGCAG GAACTGGCCCATCTCGGCCAGAAGCTGGCGGTGGTGGGCCTGGCTTCACCTTCACCTTCCGCAGCCCTGAGGAGGTCTTCCGGGAGTTCTTCGGAAGCGGAGACCCTTTTGCAGAGTTCTTTG ATGACCTGGGCCCCTTCTCAGAGCTTCAGAACCGGGCTCCCCGACACTCGGGCCCCTTCTtcagcttctcttcctccttcccggGGCACTCTG ATTTCTCCTCCTCATCTTTCTCCTTCAGTCCTGGGGCTGGTGCTTTCCGCTCTGTGTCTACGTCCACCACCTTTGTCCAAGGACGCCGCATCACGACACGCAG AATCATGGAGAACGGGCAGGAGCGGGTGGAAGTGGAGGAGGACGGGCAGCTGAAGTCAGTCACAATCAATG GTGTCCCAGATGACCTGGCACTGGGCTTGGAGCTGAGCCGTCGTGAGCAGCAACAGTCTGTCACTTCGAGGTCCGGGGGCACGCAGGTCCGGCAGACTCCTGCCTCACGCCCCTCTGACAGCGACCTCTCTGAGGATGACGAGGACCTGCAGCTGGCCATGGCCTACAGCCTGTCAGAGATGGAGGCAGCTGGGAAGAAACCGGCAG CCTGCCCCAGGCCTCGGGACTAG
- the LOC106840555 gene encoding LOW QUALITY PROTEIN: tubulin alpha-1D chain-like (The sequence of the model RefSeq protein was modified relative to this genomic sequence to represent the inferred CDS: inserted 1 base in 1 codon) codes for MRECISVHVGQAGVQIGNACWELYCLEHGIQPDGQMPSDKTIGGGDDSFNTFFSETGAGKHVPRAVFVDLEPTVIDEVRTGTYRQLFHPEQLITGKEDAANNYARGHYTIGKEFIDLVLDRIRKLADQCTGLQGFLIFHSFGXGTGSGFTSLLMERLSVDYGKKSKLEFSIYPAPQISTAVVEPYNSILTTHTTLEHSDCAFMVDNEAIYDICRRNLDIERPTYTNLNRLIGQIVSSITASLRFDGALNVDLAEFQTNLVPYPRIHFPLATYAPVISAEKAYHEQLSVAEITNACFEPANQMVKCDPRHGKYMACCLLYRGDVVPKDVNAAIAAIKTKRSIQFVDWCPTGFKVGINYQPPTVVPGGDLAKVQRAVCMLSNTTAIAEAWARLDHKFDLMYAKRAFVHWYVGEGMEEGEFSEAREDMAALEKDYEEVGMDSVEGEGEEEEGDEY; via the exons ATG CGTGAGTGCATCTCAGTCCACGTGGGGCAGGCCGGCGTGCAGATCGGCAATGCCTGCTGGGAGCTCTACTGCTTGGAACATGGGATCCAGCCAGATGGGCAGATGCCCAGCGACAAGACCATCGGGGGAGGGGACGACTCTTTCAACACCTTCTTTAGTGAAACTGGGGCTGGAAAACATGTGCCCCGGGCAGTGTTTGTGGATCTGGAGCCCACCGTGATTG ATGAGGTTCGGACAGGCACGTACCGCCAGCTCTTCCATCCAGAGCAGCTCATCACTGGCAAGGAGGATGCAGCCAATAACTATGCCCGAGGCCACTACACTATTGGAAAGGAGTTCATCGACCTAGTGTTGGACCGAATTCGGAAGCTG GCTGACCAGTGCACAGGACTCCAAGGATTCCTCATTTTCCACAGCTTCG GGGGCACTGGCTCTGGCTTCACCTCCCTCCTCATGGAGCGGCTCTCTGTCGACTATGGCAAGAAATCCAAGCTGGAGTTCTCTATCTACCCAGCCCCCCAGATTTCCACAGCCGTGGTCGAGCCCTACAACTCCATCCTGACCACCCACACCACCCTGGAGCACTCAGACTGTGCCTTCATGGTGGACAATGAAGCCATCTATGACATCTGCCGTCGCAACCTGGACATCGAGCGCCCGACCTACACCAACCTCAACCGCCTCATCGGCCAAATTGTCTCCTCCATCACAGCTTCCCTGCGCTTTGACGGGGCCCTCAACGTGGACCTGGCAGAGTTCCAGACCAACCTGGTGCCCTACCCTCGCATCCACTTCCCCCTGGCCACCTATGCGCCAGTCATCTCTGCAGAGAAGGCCTACCACGAGCAGCTGTCAGTGGCAGAGATCACCAATGCCTGCTTCGAGCCTGCCAACCAGATGGTGAAGTGTGATCCCCGTCATGGCAAGTACATGGCCTGCTGCCTGCTGTACCGTGGAGACGTGGTACCCAAAGATGTCAATGCCGCCATCGCTGCCATCAAGACCAAGCGCAGTATTCAGTTCGTGGACTGGTGCCCCACGGGCTTCAAGGTTGGTATCAACTACCAGCCACCCACTGTGGTGCCCGGGGGTGACCTGGCCAAGGTGCAGCGTGCTGTGTGCATGCTGAGCAACACAACTGCCATCGCCGAGGCCTGGGCCCGCCTGGACCACAAGTTCGACCTGATGTATGCCAAGAGGGCGTTTGTGCACTGGTACGTGGGTGAGGGCATGGAGGAGGGTGAGTTCTCCGAGGCCCGGGAGGACATGGCTGCTCTGGAGAAGGATTACGAGGAGGTGGGCATGGATagtgtggagggggagggagaagaagaggagggcGATGAATATTAG